The DNA sequence CGTAGGTAGTGTTGTATTGAACAAGGTAAGTGCCTCCCTGCTGGACATATTGGAAGATGATTTCCTGTAAGTAAGGCATCTTCTTGTTCTTGTTGTAGGCGCGAATTCCGGCGATAACCGCATCATACTGGGTGAGGTTGTCTAGGGTAATATCGGCATTGGACAAGAGATCGACCTGATAGCCAATCGCTTCGAGACAGGTTGGGATTTCGTCTCCTGATCCGACAATGTATCCGATTTTTTCACCTTTTTTCTTGAGATCTACCCGCACCAATTCCGAAACAGAGGGATAGAAGACCATCTGGGTGGGAATGTGGCCATAGGCGATTTCCAATTGACTGTAGGCTCCTTCAAATCCGCCTGTGGAAACGATCGCTTTCAAAGAACCGCTACTCTGATTGGAAGAAGGCGTCAATTTGATTTTTCCTTTTCTTTCTTGGCCTGCCTGATCAAAAGAAAACGTCATGGAAGCAGGTTCAACGGTCCAGCCCTTGGGTACTTCGAAGGTGACTTCTGCTTCGGCCATCGCTGCGAATGATTTCACCTGAATATCAATATCCTGAGGTGTGTTGTCCGCAAATAGGTAGCTGTTGTCGGAGAAATTCACCGTTACAGGCGGGGCGATATTGAAGGGGCGGTATAGCTCTCCCACTGCGCGGTCTACGTACGGATGCGTAACGGGAAGTGCATACTCGATCACGGTTCCGTCGAAATCAAGCTCTACTGTGGCGTTCAATACAGGTGGATTTTCTGGCAAGCCAATCAGGTTGCGGTCGTCCACATCGAAAATGCCTTTTGCTTGTGGTTTTCTGAGCCAGTAAGGTTGGCTGATCGCGACCCCATCCATTTTGAGTGTCCGCTTGAATTGCTCCACGTCCATGTTGGTGACCAGCTCCTTGTTGGGGGTGAAGTCTTCCATTCCTGCTCCGAGCTGAATGCGTTTCAGCGTGACTTTTCCGGGATTGCGCTTGAGGATCTTGACCGTGAAGTCTGCGCTATCGCCCATTGCCACTACGGGAAGTTCGGAGTCCAACTCCATCCAGATTCCTGCGCATTGGAGGATCAGTTCGCGTACAGCTTTCCTTTTTTGCTCGTACCAATATCCCTTTTTGCCATCCATTTTGTGGTAGAATTCCAGCAAGCCGGGGACACTGGCTTCGGGTTGTGTGGGATTGAATCGGTTGAAAAGGTCTTTGGCTAGCATGTCCAATTCCCCTTCGCCGAGGCGATTCCAAGTGGATTCGATCCCATCAAACAGATCCTCTGAAGCTTCGTCTCCCAATTCATGCTGGAGGTATTCCATCATGGAGCCACGCCATTTGGCTACTCCGAATGCCTGACATTTGTGCATGCTTCGGGCTTCCGCGGCAATTTCCCCATAGCTTTTTCCGAGGAGGGGATCGTATTGGCCAATGTCCACGCTCAAGGTGTGGGAGAAGTCATAGCTCTCGTCACGGTAAGGTTGCCAAGTATTCCAAAGGAGGCGTTTGGCTTGCCAGATTCCGACCTTATCCAATTGATCTGGATAGGAATTGGGATCTGCTGCAAGATGGAAAGCTTCCTGTGCAAGCATGGCAGAAGAGGTGTGATGGCCATGGCCGCCGCCGCCCTTTTCTGGACCGGGGAATCTCGTGACAATCACATCTGGCTGGAATTTGCGGATGGCCCATACTACATCGCTCAAAACCTTGTCCTTGTCCCAAATTTCGAGGGTTTCTTCTGGGCCCTTGGAGTACCCGAAGTCATATGCGCGGGAGAACATCTGCTCGCCTCCATCTGTGCGACGTGCAGCGAGGAGTTCCTGTGTTCTGAGAATTCCCAAAGATGGCCCTTTCTCATCTCCGATCAGGTTTTGTCCGCCATCTCCTCGTGTGAGGGAAAGATAGGCTGTACGGTATCCTCGGCCCTTGGCGAGCCATGCGATCAGCCGGGTATTCTCATCGTCGGGGTGAGCGGCCACATAGAGGACGGAACCCAATACATCCAATTGCCCTAGTTCGTGCTGAATCTGGGCAGCACTGGCAGGCGGCATCGGTGCTTGGGCGATTGCTTGTAGGTGGAGAACCCCCAAGCATAAAACGGTGATAATTCGGAAGATGGTAGAATTCATGCGAGGTCTTGCGCGATTGATATTCATTGTCGAAACAACGAATATAGGCAGGCTGAATCCATTTTGGAAATTCTACCGGACGCGAATAAACCCAAACGGCCTGCTCTGAATGGGAGCAGGCCGTTGCTGTTGCTGAATGTGCCTTGAGCCTGTCTAACCGGGGAAATTATCCCCCAGACTTGGACATCATATAGGCTTTTGTTTAACGTTTCTATTCCTTCTGGAAAATCTGCGTACTCTGCCGTTGCCCGGATTCATCGGACAATTGCAGGAGGTAAGTGCCTTCTGAAAGATCCGCGATAGGAATCATGACATGGGGTTGCAAAAATGTGAGATCAGATTTTGTATAGACGGTCCTTCCACTTAAGTCCATGATTTTTAGGTCAAACTCAATATCTGCACCGACTGTGGATTCGATGTTCACGAAGTGATGAGCCGGATTGGGATACAAAGTCAAGGCAAAATCAAATTCTTGAGAAACCAAGATTTGACGAACCTCAGAATAGTCGGACGCTCCATCTATGTCAATCTGACGAAGGCGATAGTATTGAATGCCGGGTTTGGCGTCGCGATCCATGAAGGCATATTCACTGATTTCCTGCGTGGTTCCTTTGCCGGGAGTTCTGCCAATTTCCATAAAGCTGATTCCATCCAAGCTTCGCTCGATCTCGAACTCCGCATTGTTGGATTCAGAAGCCGTACTCCAGTTGAGTTGAACCATGCCACTTCCCACCTGGTGGGCATCGAAAGAAAGCCACTCGACAGGGAAGGTGCTACCTCCTTCGTATACGCTGTAGCCAATCTCCGAAGGAACCATGTCCCGAATGTTGTTGGCGGGATTTTCGGCTAGGCTCTCTTGGTAATAGGAAGAAGTGCCCGTGGTATTGAACACGACGCTCAAAACCAAGGTCGGAACTCCTGAGTACGGCTTGATCGCCACGGGATTGGGCGTGAAATAGCTGTGTCCATATTGAAATCGCCGATCGTAGTTGACGGCATCGTAGGTGTTGGAGACAGCAGAATTACCCTTATATTGAATGAAATTATTGCCCCATACATTTTCAAACATGGAATAATTCACTTCGGAGTAT is a window from the Pontibacter sp. G13 genome containing:
- a CDS encoding PIG-L family deacetylase, with amino-acid sequence MNSTIFRIITVLCLGVLHLQAIAQAPMPPASAAQIQHELGQLDVLGSVLYVAAHPDDENTRLIAWLAKGRGYRTAYLSLTRGDGGQNLIGDEKGPSLGILRTQELLAARRTDGGEQMFSRAYDFGYSKGPEETLEIWDKDKVLSDVVWAIRKFQPDVIVTRFPGPEKGGGGHGHHTSSAMLAQEAFHLAADPNSYPDQLDKVGIWQAKRLLWNTWQPYRDESYDFSHTLSVDIGQYDPLLGKSYGEIAAEARSMHKCQAFGVAKWRGSMMEYLQHELGDEASEDLFDGIESTWNRLGEGELDMLAKDLFNRFNPTQPEASVPGLLEFYHKMDGKKGYWYEQKRKAVRELILQCAGIWMELDSELPVVAMGDSADFTVKILKRNPGKVTLKRIQLGAGMEDFTPNKELVTNMDVEQFKRTLKMDGVAISQPYWLRKPQAKGIFDVDDRNLIGLPENPPVLNATVELDFDGTVIEYALPVTHPYVDRAVGELYRPFNIAPPVTVNFSDNSYLFADNTPQDIDIQVKSFAAMAEAEVTFEVPKGWTVEPASMTFSFDQAGQERKGKIKLTPSSNQSSGSLKAIVSTGGFEGAYSQLEIAYGHIPTQMVFYPSVSELVRVDLKKKGEKIGYIVGSGDEIPTCLEAIGYQVDLLSNADITLDNLTQYDAVIAGIRAYNKNKKMPYLQEIIFQYVQQGGTYLVQYNTTYDLSTRQPGPYPLTLSRNRVTKEEATPTFLVPDHPAFNTPNKITEADFDGWIQERGLYFPSSWDDAYTPLLEFSDPGETPTQGSLLVTKYGDGYFVYTGLSMFRELPAGVPGAYRLFVNLISLGQ
- a CDS encoding T9SS type A sorting domain-containing protein — protein: MKSFTIVLSFLIFTAVNLQAQLPTLAVGYQVFKGIDTDTVKVYMINTTNANINVGSVNMSIAYQSATATYSEVNYSMFENVWGNNFIQYKGNSAVSNTYDAVNYDRRFQYGHSYFTPNPVAIKPYSGVPTLVLSVVFNTTGTSSYYQESLAENPANNIRDMVPSEIGYSVYEGGSTFPVEWLSFDAHQVGSGMVQLNWSTASESNNAEFEIERSLDGISFMEIGRTPGKGTTQEISEYAFMDRDAKPGIQYYRLRQIDIDGASDYSEVRQILVSQEFDFALTLYPNPAHHFVNIESTVGADIEFDLKIMDLSGRTVYTKSDLTFLQPHVMIPIADLSEGTYLLQLSDESGQRQSTQIFQKE